One Siniperca chuatsi isolate FFG_IHB_CAS linkage group LG8, ASM2008510v1, whole genome shotgun sequence DNA segment encodes these proteins:
- the LOC122880765 gene encoding uncharacterized protein LOC122880765 produces the protein MRQTSTPVNASPPKCTTPEKVVKLSFPEYVLHIDTELEQVRQQYFELAKTGKQRNCQMSKELRCRLIRNTMTSMIAILRAKGDRDSHRYPSKPEITAMAKRIVLYYPMLQDQGHHTWVTVYSQLYKRLQNVRSPQKRTPDGRHSKSSTKRRCLEQPTDIDEMDSSDSTIILDGSTEGSGSPGSDPKESDLEGKRKSQSLPEYPPSALSSPDANKSADGDSPDTSPATLAKHYKALQTLYKRKIQTTRMFLMSWIWNL, from the exons ATGCGACAGACATCCACTCCTGTGAACGCAAGTCCTCCAAAGTGCACAACCCCTGAAAAGGTTGTGAAGTTATCCTTTCCAGAATATGTTTTGCACATCGACACAGAACTTGAGCAAGTCCGACAACAGTACTTTGAGTTGGCGAAGACAGGCAAACAGCGCAACTGCCAGATGTCAAAGGAGCTCAGATGCCGGCTCATTCGAAACACCATGACCAGTATGATTGCAATCCTGAGGGCAAAGGGGGATCGAGATTCACACAGATACCCATCAAAGCCAGAAATTACTGCAATGGCAAAGAGAATAGTACTGTACTACCCCATGCTGCAGGACCAAGGCCACCATACATGG GTCACTGTGTACTCACAGCTATACAAAAGATTGCAAAATGTGAGATCCCCCCAAAAAAGAACTCCAGATGGGAGACATTCAAAGAG CTCTACAAAGAGGCGCTGTCTTGAGCAGCCAACAGACATAGATGAAATGGATTCAAGTGACTCAACAATCATTCTAGATGGGTCCACAGAAGGAAGTGGCAGCCCAGGCTCAGACCCTAAAGAAAGTGATTTAGAAG gaaaaagaaaatcccaAAGCCTACCTGAATATCCACCCTCTGCCCTGTCCAGTCCTGATG CTAACAAGTCTGCAGATGGTGACAGTCCAGACACCAGTCCAGCAACCTTGGCCAAGCACTACAAGGCCCTACAAACTTTgtataaaagaaaaatccaaACCACCAGGATGTTTCTCATGTCTTGGATTTGGAATTTGTAG
- the LOC122880766 gene encoding uncharacterized protein LOC122880766 codes for MNVDLSKHATAFLLQARETHRLTQRAVNQMVSGVQQYQAALLEHLKQQMSDMIERHSGDLDLLKSDAMGIFDQFVDPFCQITSTHLQDKTIKELLKPVEPEILVAKQTVCYVKNGDSRVLTIKDHSFHYIPLVKSLEQLLSHPRIIAMIDKRPQACKDGFFHDFIDGDIFKSHPLFLKFPTALQLILYTDEIELCNPLGSRANKNKLLLIYYTLGNINPKYRSRLAAIRLLAMVKSKDLSHCGIDEIFERINRDLTELYDGVQIVTANGERTIYGALMSVCGDTLAQHEVAGFKIGVGFAYSKCRHCECNFEDMQEQFKEDMFVKRTMASHNKQCNDIEKANTDFLKDNLKMTYGINRRSKLSEFPHFDIINQSPQDIMHVILED; via the exons ATGAATGTTGACCTTTCTAAACATGCaactgcttttcttcttcaagCCAGAGAAACCCATCGACTGACACAG AGAGCTGTTAACCAAATGGTGAGTGGAGTCCAGCAATATCAGGCCGCATTATTGGAGCACCTAAAACAGCAAATGAGCGACATGATCGAGAGACATTCTGGGGACCTGGATCTACTAAAGAGTGATGCAATGGGGATATTTGACCAGTTTGTTGACCCTTTCTGTCAAATTACTTCCACCCATTTGCAGGATAAGACCATCAAAGAACTGTTAAAACCAGTTGAACCAGAGATTCTTGTCGCAAAACAAACAGTATGTTATGTGAAAAATGGAGACTCCCGAGTTCTTACCATTAAGGACCATTCTTTTCATTATATACCGTTGGTGAAAAGTttggagcagctgctgtcacatCCAAGAATAATTGCAATGATTGATAAGAGGCCACAGGCATGCAAGGATGGATTTTTTCATGATTTCATTGATGGAGACATTTTTAAGTCGCACCCACTGTTTTTGAAATTTCCCACAGCACTGCAGTTAATTTTATATACAGATGAAATTGAGCTATGCAATCCTCTTGGATCTCgggcaaacaaaaacaaattgttattgatttattacACCTTAGGTAACATCAACCCTAAATACAGATCGAGACTTGCTGCCATTCGTCTGCTTGCCATGGTAAAATCAAAAGATCTTTCCCATTGTGGTATTGATGAGATATTTGAGAGGATTAACCGTGACTTAACTGAGCTGTATGATGGTGTCCAGATTGTCACTGCAAATGGTGAGAGGACAATTTATGGGGCACTTATGTCTGTGTGCGGAGACACTCTTGCTCAGCATGAAGTGGCTGGATTTAAGATAGGAGTGGGATTTGCCTACAGTAAGTGCAGGCACTGCGAGTGCAACTTTGAAGACATGCAGGAGCAATTTAAGGAAGATATGTTTGTTAAAAGGACAATGGCAAGTCATAACAAGCAATGCAATGACATTGAAAAGGCAAATACTGACTTTCTGAAAGACAATCTAAAAATGACATATGGCATAAACAGGAGAAGCAAATTATCAGAATTTCCTCACTTTGATATAATCAATCAATCCCCACAAGACATCATGCATGTCATTCTTGAAG ATTAA